The genomic DNA GAAGACTTGCAGAATATTCTTAACCATCTAACCGATAATGCGCTACATAGCCTTAAGCACGCCGAAGCTATATCGCGTGGTACAGGTAAGGCCTATGTTGGCACAGAACATATGATGCTCGGGATTTTAGCTCAAGAAGAATCAATGGGGTCTAAGCTGTTAAAGTCAGCGGGGGTTAGCTTAAATCGTGCCAGATTGGCCATGGATATGAATCCTGCCAAAGTAGTCATGAGCGATGCCAGCAAAGGCTTAAGCGAAGCCGCAAAGTTGACACTAAGAATGGCATGGGAAATTGCCCAGGAGTACGACCAAGAATTCTGCGGTACAGAACATATACTGCTTAGTCTTCTGGGACAGCGCAAAGCCAGTGCCGTAAACCTATTAAGACAGTTAAATGTAAACACTGATATATTGGCGACTGAAATAGAGAGGGCATTAGAGCAAAAGGCAGGACAAACGCACTCCAGTGGTGCCGGTGTAAATGTGAAAACGCGAACCAAAACACGCAAACAATCAGTTGTCGAGCAGTATTCTATCAATCTAACTGAGCAAGCTAGAGCCGGCAAGCTCGACCCGGTCGTGGGCCGCGAAACTCAAATTCGACGACTGGTTACGATCCTGAATCGCCGAACCAAAAACAACCCCGTGCTGATAGGCGAGCCCGGAGTTGGTAAAACAGCTATTGTCGAAGGTGTTGCACAGCGCATTATCGCCGAGGATGTGCCAGACTCCTTACTTGATAAGCAAATCCTGATGCTCGATATGGCAGCGATGGTGGCTGGTACGAAATACCGCGGTGAGTTTGAAGAAAGACTCAAAAAAGTAATGGTTGAGCTCGAAGAAGATCGCGATAAGATAGTCTTTATTGACGAGCTTCATCTAATTGTAGGGGCAGGCAGCGCCGAAGGCTCAATGGATGCCGGCAATATCTTAAAGCCCGCACTTTCTCGGGGCAAAATTCAACTAATTGGCGCCACTACGACCAACGAATACACCAAGCATATCGAAAAAGACGCAGCGCTAGAGCGTCGATTCCAGCCGATAATAGTACCAGAAACTAGCAAAACAGAAACGGTCGCTATTCTCAAAGGTCTGCGAAAGCATTACGAGGATTTTCATAATGTAATAATTTCTGATGAAGTGATAGACGACGCTGTTCAACTGTCTGCAAGATACATTAACGACCGTTATATGCCTGACAAAGCGATTGATTTGTTAGACGAAACAGCCGCTCATCTCAGAGTGGCAAAGGGCAAGACACCGCCTGAGCTTAGAAACCTTGAAAAAGAACTGAAACTACTTGGAGTAAAAATCGAAGACGCAGTTGAGCGAGAAGACTACGAAGAAGCCGCCAAACAGAAGCAGAAGGCCAAGCTAGTTGAGCAAAAACTCGAGGCCGTCAAAGCCAAATCCAAGGGCGGCAAAAGAATAAGACTAAATAGCGATGATATTGCTGAGGTTGTCTCGCGGATGACGGGCGTGCCAGCTAGTAAGGTTATGCGCGCTGAGGCAAAGTACCTGCTAAACTTAGAGTCAAAGCTCAAAAACAATATCATAGGTCAAGAAGAAGCTGTCGAATCTGTTGCCCGAGCAGTTAGGCGAAACCGCAGTGGGGTTGCCAGCGAGAAGCGGCCCGTTGGTTCATTTATTTTCTTAGGCCCGACCGGAGTCGGTAAAACCGAACTAGCCAAGGTCTTGGCGCGCGAATATTTTGGTAGCGAAAAGGCCCTTATCAAGATCGACATGAGCGAATTTTCTGAACGCCATACCTCGGCAAGACTAGTAGGCGCACCAGCTGGCTATGTTGGATACGAAGATGGTGGTCAGTTAACAGACAAAGTTCGCCGTCAGCCATACAGCCTAGTACTTTTCGATGAAATCGAAAAAGCTCATCCAGATATTTTTAATATGCTACTGCAAATGCTAGAAGACGGCTCCCTAACGGATGCCAAAGGTCGACGTGTCGATTTTACTAATACAATTGTAATCATGACTAGCAACATTGGTGCCGATAAATTGCAAAAAGAAGCTACTTTTGGTTTCGGTGCCAGTTCTGCCAAGGACCTTGAAAATCTTGACGAACTACACAAAGCTAACCAGCAGAAAGTAAAAGATGAACTCAAAAAGCTATTACGACCAGAGCTGCTTAACCGTATCGACAAGGTCGTGGTTTTTCGAGCACTGACAAAAGAAAATATTCGGTTAATTATCGACCTGCAGATAAATGAACTCAAAGAAAGACTGGTCAAACATGGGCTTAGTATAGTCTTGGACAATAAAGCTCGTGACTACTTAATTGAGCATGGCTATGATGCAAAGAACGGCGCGAGGCCTCTCAGAAGGCTTATCCAAGACGATATCGAAGATCATCTAGCAGTTAATATCCTCGACGAAAAATACGCCAAAGGAACAGTGGTGCATGTTTCTGAAGCAAACAACGAGCTTAAATTTAGTTAACGGCTATGAATATTATTACTTCGCTGTCATAAATTTCTCCCGTATAATGTGCTTATGCCAGGAAAACCAAAGTCTGTTTTTAAGTTTCTAGCCTATCTGCTTTTTTTGGTTTGTATTTTTTGGTTTTGGAAGAACCAGCAAAACATTAGTGATTGGCTCAGACTTAGAAAGTATACCCCAGACGCAACTATTAGCTCGCTGGTTTCGAATTCAGGCTTTAATGATCAGGGTAGAAAACTTTTTTACATAAACTATCCTACGCTAAAAGATAGAAAAAATTTCCGTAGCTACTGTACAAATTCTGAAGAATCAATAGTTCTAGGTTGCTATATAAGTACCCAAAACATTTATCTGCTAGATGTGACAGACGAGCGGTTGGATGGAGTTGAAGAAGTCACGGCTGCCCATGAGATGCTTCACGCTGCTTATGCCAGACTAAGCCCTAAAGACAAAACAAATCTAAACAAGCTATTGTTGGAACAAGAGAAACTAGTAACCGACAAACGAGTACTCGAAACCATCGAAGCCTACCGTAAGAGTGACGCCCAAAGTGTTGTCAACGAAATGCATTCGATTTTTGGCAGTGAACTAAAAAACTTGACTTCAGAGTTGGAAGAGTATTACAAAAAGTATTTTTCTGATCGCAGCAAGGTTACAGCCCATGCCAGTTCCTACGCTGAAGAATTTACTAAACGAGAGGCGTTGGTGCAGAGCTATGATGTGCGACTAGCTGATCTAAAAACAAAAATCGATAGTAGCGAGGCTGACCTAAAACGGCAGGCTGACTCCTTAGAATCGCAAAGAAGTAGCTTAGAATCAAAGCGTAATTCAAATAGCGCTGCCGAGTTTAATCAGTTGGCTGCGCAATACAATCTACAGGTACGGCAATATAATGCAGCGCTTAGTGCAGTAAAAAAATTAGTAAACGACTACAATCAAATTGTTACCGAACGTAACAATGTTGCTCTAGAAGAGCAAACACTCCTCGATGCCATCGATACGAGAGTGGATGCGCTTTAGAGGGTTGTGAGTAGGGGCGACGAACAAGAACAGTAAATGGTACGCGGTACTAACTACTATCTACTAGCTCCTAGTCTACCAACTACTAACTACCAGTCCCTAGTCCCTAGTCCCTAGTCCCTAGTTCTTGGCTCATGACTCTTGACTCTTGGCTCTATTTGAACAGTACGCAGTACGGGGTAATACTTGCTAACTACCAACTACCAACTACCAACTACTAACTACCAACTACTAACTACCAACTACTAACTACTAGTCCGTAGTCCTAATCACTCTAACCTATAACCTCTAACCTAATCATGGCTCTTGGCTCTACTTGAACGGTACACGGTACGCAGCATATTTTTATAGACTGGCTGCTAGTTTCGTTAAGTCGCGATCATTAAAACTTAACACATGGCCCGACTCTCATGTATAATTGAGTCCAGAACTAATGAGGAAACTATAAGATATGGCAAACAAGTTCACCGGCAAACGCCGGGTATCGGGTAACAAATTTTTGACTAAGTCGGGCAAAACTATCAAAGTAAATCGTACTCTTATGGAGCGCTCTAAGGCTCGCCAGGAGGCTAAGGCGCTTCGCAAGGCCGAGCGAATGAGGGGCTTACCAAAATCACGACTAAAAAGAGTATTATTTAGGCTGCATCCAAAAAGAGTTGTAAGATACTGGTTCAGTCGAGACGGTGCGATTATGGCTCTCAAACTTACAGGTGTGGCGATCGTGGTGTTATTTTTCAGCCTGATGGCTGTTTTTGCTTATTTTAGAAAAGACTTGCCAAACTTAAAAGACATTTCTGGCGATTCGATTGGCGGTAGTATTAGGTATTACGACCGTGAACGTAAAACGCTGCTTTGGGAAGATTATGATGCTGTAAAACGCAACCCAGTTGAGCGAGAGCAAATCGCACAAGTCATGCGCGATGCAACTATAGCGGCAGAAGACAGAGACTTCTATAACCATAATGGCTTTAATGTCAAAGGAATTGTTAGGGCCACACTTAACAATGCTAGAGGCGGTAGCACACAGGGTGGTTCGACTATCACCCAGCAAGTCGTTAAGCTAAATAACCCAGATTTTATAAATCAACGTACAATTTCAAGAAAGATAAAAGAGCTAATCTTATCTGTAGAGCTAGAACGTAGTTATTCAAAAGAAGAAATCCTCAACGGCTATCTAAACTCTGCTCCATATGGCGGTTTAGAATACGGTGTGCAGGTAGCGTCTAAAACCTACTTCCAAAAAGATGCCAAAGATTTAACTCTGGAAGAAGCTGCATTCTTGGCCTCTATCCCTAAGTCGATCCGCTATCTCTCGCCATATTCTGGTGACTTCGAAAAAGAGACACTCCAAGGGCGCATAGGTTATGTACTCGACGGAATGGCCGATATGGGAAGAATAACCCGCGAGCAAGCTGAGGCGGCTAAAAAGGTAGACGTAATTGCAACTATCAAACAACGTCAACCCAACAAGTATCAAGGCGTCACAGCACCATATTTTGTGCTAGCCGCCAAACGACAGCTCGAAAGTATTATTGGAGAGCAGGGTTACAAAACCGGTGGTTTCGAGGTCACTACAACTCTAGATATGGAAAAGCAGAAAATAGCTGAAGAAGAAGTCCAGAAAGGTATGCCCAGAATTTTCGCCAACGGTTTTGATAAAGCAGCATTTGCGGCTGAAGACGTAACTACAGGACAGGTTGTGGCGCTTGTGGGCGGTTCTGATTTCTTCGATCAGGCAAGGTCTGGCGAAATAAACTATGCCCAAACGCCGCTGCCACCCGGTTCTAGCTTTAAGCCGTATGATTACCTTGCGCTTATCGAGAAGAACGAAAATTTTGGTGCCGGTACAGTTTTATATGATACCCAAGGCCCGCTAGAAGGCTATCCTTGTACCAGTAAAGCCCGTCCGACGGCTGGTGGTAACTGTCTTTGGGACTACGATTTCAGATACCCTGGGCCTATGACTCTTAGGTACGCATTAGGTGGCTCGCGTAATGTGCCAGCCATCAAAGCGATTTTAACAACTGGAGTTAAAGAGACAATTGGCGTAGCTGACTCGTTGGGCTTAAAAGGCGAGGCTGCATCGAACGAAATGGGTGATGGTGGCGGGAATGATGGTTATCGATGTTTTGAGGATGATGCCAAAACCATAGTTCGAGACTGCTATGCTTCGGCTGGTATCGGAGACGGTGCATACTTGAGCTTGGACAGGCATGTTCATGCATATGCTACAATTTCACGAAACGGTAATAAGATTCCCCAAACCTATATCTTGAAAGTAACAGATGGCAGTGGTCGTCTAGTCAAAGAGTGGAAACCCAGTAATGGAGAACAAGTGGTTCGACCAGATTCAGCTTACATCGTAGCTGATATGATGGCCGACCCTAGAGCGAGTTATTTTAGTAATAAACCACACCGCTACAAAGGCTGGGAGTTTTCACTTAAGACTGGTACGACAAATGATAGCAAAGACGGTTGGTTGATGGGCTTTTCGACTAAATATTCAGCTGGCGTATGGGTTGGGCATCATACAGGAAGAGTGGCTACCAGACAGTTTATGGAGGTTATGACTCAGCCAATTTGGCAAGGTTGGATGAACCGCGCGCATGATGGACTAACGCCAGTCAAGAGAGAGAAGCCAGCAGGGGTTCAGACACTACCAGCATATGTTGTTCGTACGCATGTGGGCCTCGGATCACAAGAGCCTAGCTCGGCCACCGACCTATATCCGTCTTGGTACAAAAAGCCTAACGTAAAAACCGAGACCAAGACTATCGACACTGTATCCAATAAACTTGCCACCGATTGTACACCAGAACTCGCCAAAAAGACATTAAACGATTCAGCAATCGCCAGTTTCTCTGGGGATAAGTTTGTTGGGGGCGGTACTGTCACAAACGAAGAAAAAGACGATGTACATAAATGTGACGATGTAAAACCAACGATCACCGTCTCTGTGGCGGCTAAACCCGGTAGCCCAGGTGTTTATATCATAAGTGCTGTCTATGCTAGTGGAACGCACCCGCTTTCTTCTGATGCGAGAAAGGGTACTGTAAGAATAAAAGTTGCAGGCGCCGACATTCCAAACGGTAGCTTCGAAGTTGCAGCTTCAGGTAGTGTTACTGCTGAATTCACGGCTCTTAGCGGCGGCTCAAAAGATGTTTTCGCAGAAGTGGTTGACAGTGTCCTGTACTCTGCTAGCGATACCAAGAGCTTTACATTCTCGGTTGCTAGCGTTCCTTCGAACCAAAACAATACAGTTTCTTCAATAAGCCGCGGTTGGCGCTTGGTTGCGGCTACTGGCTTCTAATTACTTCAAATAAGTGTTAAGCGCGGTCTTGATATCGCCGACTGTTTCAAGCTTGGTTGGGCTTTTGCCTTTACCTAGTACTTTTGGTCCTATGGCAACTTCGAAGCCGATCTTTGTGGCTTCATCGACGCGTTTATCTACAAATGGCACGTGTCTGACTTCGCCAGAAAGTCCGACCTCACCGAAGACAACAGCATTTTTGGATAGCTTGAGACCCTTCGCTGCTGAGCCGATTGCCATGCAAACTGCAAGATCACTAGCTGGCTCGCTTAGTTTTATGCCGCCAACAACATTCAAAAAAATATCTTTGTCAGAAAGCTGGAGCTTTGTTCGCTTTTCGAGCATAGCGACCAGTAGATTTAGTCGATTGACATCAAAGCCGCTGGCTGTACGCTTAGGGTAGCCAAAACTGCTACGATTCACTAATGCCTGGATTTCGACTAATAGCGCGCGGCTACCTTCGATAGTTGCCATTACGACTGAACCGTCGCTACTTACCCGTTCGGCTAAAAGAGCGGCAGAAGGGTTAGCGACCGGCGAAAGGCCAGATTCAGCCATCTCAAAAATTCCCACCTCATGCGTCGCGCCGTATCTATTTTTCTGAGCGCGTAACAGCTTGAATCCTCCGAATTTGTCGCCTTCGAGATTGAGTACTACATCTACGCTGTGTTCAAGTAGTTTAGGGCCGGCAATCGAGCCTTCCTTGGTCACATGCCCAACAATTATCAGTATGGTTGCGCTTCTTTTGGCAGCTTGAGTGAGCAGCTGCGAGCTATGCGTTATTTGACTCATCGTTCCGGCAGCAGAACTGATTTCTGCGCATGCAACAGTTTGAATAGAATCGACGATAACCAATCCATAATTTTTGCTGGCGATGGCGGCCGCTATATCGTTGGCTGAGCTGCTAGCAGCAAGCTCTATTTCATCATGATTGGCCTTTAGCCTGCGAGCGCGGTCTGCAACCTGGCCGACAGATTCTTCGCCGCTAACGTAAAGCACCTTGGCTGAATCTGCTATCGCTTTGGCGATCTGCATCAGTAGCGTGCTCTTGCCAACGCCGGGTTCTCCAGCGAGAAGTAGCACGCTAGCGGGTACAAAACCTCCACCTAAAACTGTATCTATCTCGCCTACGCCAGTTTTTAGTCGTTTCTCATCATCACGGAATCCCTTAACTAGTTTCTCGGCTTTTAGCGGGACACCATGTGCCGCTTTTGTGCCTGGACTGGCAGCTATGGAGACTTGTTCTTCTAGTGTGTTCCATTCGCCGCACGAACTACACTTGCCGCTCCAACTACCGTAGACAGCCCCACAATTTGCACACAAAAAACTAGTTTTACTCTTGGCCATTTGCAGTTAGTATGGTTTAGGTGGTGGGTAGGAGTCAAGAGGAACGAGGGGGCTAGCAGTTAGCATATAGCGTATAAGGGTTAGGGGGAGTTTATGGTTGATAGTTTATGGTTTATAGAAAATTACTGGCTACTGTTTACTGATGACTGTTTACTGAGAGAAACTCATACTTTATACATGATACTTAATACTTGATACTATCATCGTTTAAAGTTTAGGATTTAGAATATCATGCTTGATGCTTACTACTAACTACTTGCTACTAAACCTTAACCACTAAACCCTGAACCCTTTACGCTAATCCCCCAATCCCTTTACCCCAATCGCTTAACGTTGTAAGATGTAAGCATGACATTATCAGAGGAGCTACTGTGGCGAGGATTCGTCCAGCAAACAACGTACCAAGACCTAAAAGCAATCGACAAGACGAAGCCAGCTTTTTATCACGGCTTTGATGCCAGTGCTGATTCACAGACTGTCGGCAATCTTGCGGCGATGATGTTCGACAAAGTTCTCATGCGGCACGGTTGTAAGGCGGTGATTTTGGCGGGCGGTGCGACTAGTTTGATTGGCGACCCCGGCGGCAAAGACAAAGAGAGAGTTCTTCAGGATGAAAAAACAATTGCTCACAACGTCGCTCAGGCACAGATTCAGTTAAGCAAAATTTTTGATGGCCTGGAGTTTGAGATGGTTAATAATCTTGACTGGACTAGGGATATGACTGTTCTGAGTTTCCTGCGCGATATCGGTAAGCATTACTCGATGACGCCGCTGATACAACGAGACTACATTGCGCAGCGTATCGGTGAAGGCGGAGCTGGTATTAGCTACACTGAGTTTAGCTATACACTTCTGCAAGGAATGGACTTTCTTCATTTATACGACAAGTATGGAGTAACACTGCAGCTTGGTGGTTCAGATCAGTGGGGCAACTGCCTCTCTGGTGTTGATCTAATACGTAAAGCTCGTGGCGTTGAGGTCCATACAATAACACTACCTCTAGTCATAAACAGAGCTACAGGTAAAAAGTTTGGTAAGAGTGAAGAAGGGGCAGTGTGGTTAGATCCAACCAAGACTAGTCCGTTTAAGTTTTACCAGTTCTGGATAAACCTAGATGACGACGGTGTGGAGGGCTATCTCAAGGTCTACACAGAGCTAGACAAAGAATCAATAGACGAAATAATGGAATCTCATAATCAGTCAAAGGGCAATCGTTTGGCACAGAAGCATCTTGCTTATCAAGTTTCAAAAATATTGCATGGTGAAAAAACGGCTGACTCTATGCAGAGGATAAGCGAAACTCTCTTTGGCGGCCAAAACTATTCAGAGCTTAGCTCGGAGGATATGGAAGTGTTAGCAGGTGAGTTACCGGTTGTCGAATCGGGGTACGACAAAACACTGAGTGATATCTTGATCGAAGGTGATTTGGCGGCCAGCAAGAGCGAAGCACGAAGATTTTTGGCCTCTAATGCCGTTTATATTAACGGCGAACAGTTTTCTAGCGAGAAGCAAACGCTTGACGGCTCAGATAACATTCACGGCTATGCGGTTCTCCGACGTGGTAAAAACAACACAATTTTAGTAAAGCTAAACTAAAGGAAGCCATGAACAAAAAAACCTCTGTTAAAGGTGCCGATCAATACAATGACCCGTCTCACAACTATTTAAGATACTGGGACGGTCGTGACTACGAACAGGCAGCCGAGGAAATCGCACTACATCGTTTACTAAAGGGGAAGAAATTTAACAAGGCTATAGATGTAGGCGGCGGCTATGGCCGTATGAGCGTAGTGCTGCGGAACTATGCCGACAAAGTGTTTTTGTGTGAGCCGTCCAAGCAGCAGCTAAACATAGCCAAAGATTTTCTCAAAAACAAACCAAAAGTAGACATGGTTTTAACAAAAGGCCAAGTGCTGCCATTTGACGACGGCGAGATTGATTTAGCAATGGTTATTCGTGTAATTCACCACATTCCAGATCCTGCAGAATTCTTCGCTGAAATCGCACGAGTCACAAAAGACGGTGGCTACTTCCTGATTGAGTTTGCCAACTACTCAAACTTCAAAAATCGCCTTAAATACGCTGCAAAATTCAAGAAGTTACCCGTCGAACCAGTAGACATCAGAACCGACAAGACCAGCAATATCCCATTCGTCAACTATAACCCAAAAACGGTTAAAAAACTGCTTGCTCATGCAGGATTTAAGCTCGAAAAAGTCTTGAGTGTCAGCAATCTGCGCTCTCCGGTATTAAAAAAGTTTCTTCCGAAAAAAGTTTTGTTGGGGCTTGAAAAATCACTACAACAGCCACTCGCCAAAAGCTATTTTGGACCAAGCACGGTTTACCTACTTCGTAAGCGCTCAAAGTAATCGGCCTATATATTTCGAAAGTCGACTTTTTTAAAGTAGTATTGTAGTTATGGATCAGGAGTTAGCTAATCTTACTGGTATTGGCCAAAAAACAGCCGAAAGCCTCAAAAAAGCCGGATTGTCTACTGTTAGAGATCTACTATGGTATCTGCCGCGTGATTATCGTGATGAAAGTAGGTTTACAGCGCTGAAAAGTGCGCAGCTCGGACACATAACAGCCAGAGTGCGCTTTAGTTCTATAAAAGCTCGTTACGCCCGAAAAGGCATGCACGTTACAGAGGCAATCGCTAGTGACAGTACAGGCAGTTTAAAGGTTATCTGGTTCAAGCAGCCCTACCGAGTCAAGCAGCTAGAATCTTCTAACGAATGGTTCATAAGCGGAGAGCTAAAGTTTCAAAGAGGAAGGGTCAACATTGTTAGTCCGATGATCGAGCCAGCCGACGACGAGCCACTGCACACCGGGCGAATTGTGCCGATTTACCGAGAGTCCGCCGGTTTAAGCTCCAAGCAGATAAGAAAGTTCGTTAAATCAGCGCTAGCGGCTACTGAAGTAGCCGAAACGCTGCCAGGCTGGCTTATCGAAAAGTACAATTTTGTAAAGTTTTCTACAGCCATGGCTGATATTCACTTTCCAGTTTCACAATCAGCACTTGAGCTGGCTATAAGACGGCTTAAGTTCGAAGAGTTGTTTAGGTTAGTGCTAGCAAGCCAGTTGTCTCGCCGGCAGCTGTTGGAGGTTAAAGCCAAACCAGTACCATTCAGGCTGGAATTAGCAAAAAAATTTGTTTCACAACTTCCCTACAAATTAACCAATGCTCAGCGTAAAGTTACCTGGCAAGTATATAAGGATATTGAAAAATCAGAGCCGTCCAATCGGTTAATTGAAGGTGATGTTGGAGCGGGCAAAACAGTTGTAGCGGCGATGGTGGCGGTAATGGTGATGGAATCTGGCGGTCAAGTAGCGTTCATGGCCCCAACTGAAATTTTGGCCCGTCAACACGCCGAAACGTTACGCAAGATTTTGAGCTCAGTTGGGCTTGATGACAGGGTAAGTCTGCTGGTCGGTTCTTTAAGCCCCAAAGCCAAGAAACTAGCGCAAGAGGCTATAAAAAATGGAAAAGTTAGCCTAATTGTCGGTACGCACGCACTCATCGAGGATGCCGTGGAGATTCCGAAACTGCAGCTTGTTATAGTAGACGAGCAGCATCGTTTTGGTGTGCAGCAGCGTAAAAAACTTCAAAACAAAGCCCAGCTAACGCCACATGCTATCTATCTGACTGCCACCCCTATTCCTAGAAGTTTGGCTCTAACACTCTATGGAGAACTCGATGTTTCCGTCCTAGACGAGAAACCTTTGGGGCGAAAAAATGTTCTAACTTCTATTGTCTCACCGGCAGTATTGAATGAGGTACTTCGAACTATTGAACGAGAACTAGAGCTCGGCAGGCAGGTTTTTGTGGTTTGTCCACTAATTTCGAATGAAAAAAATAAAAATGATCTACTGGCTGCCGAAAACATGCATGAATATTTGCGGCAAAAATTAACACACACCAAGGTCGGTCTAGTTCATGGTAAACAAAAACAAGCAGAAAAAGAATCAATAATGGCAGCTGTTGTCTCGGGAACGGTCGATGTATTGGTAGCTACTACCGTTATCGAGGTTGGAGTCGATGTTCCTAACGCCAGTCTAATGGTAGTCATGGGTGCCGACAAGTTCGGGTTGGCGCAGCTTCATCAGTTGCGTGGGCGTGTTGGCCGAGCCGAGCATCAATCGTTCTGCATACTAGTTCCTAGCGATAGCGAGCAGACTCCAAGCCGTCTTCAGACAATGACTACAGTCTACGATGGTTTTAAGCTTGCTGAATTTGATCTAAAGTCACGAGGCCCTGGCGCAATTTATGGCACACTCCAACATGGCGCGTTAGACCTCCGGATAGCCCAGCTTACCGACACTAAGCTTATTATCCTGGCACGCCAAGCTGCTGTCGACTTTATTGCAAGAGAAAAAATCTCAGAGTGGCCGCAGCTAGGTAATTCAACTAATGAGCTAAGGAAAATCGTAAAACTAAACTAGTAAGTACTAACGATCGTGCTGTATTATATGCTTGCTACATAAGGTATTACAGAAAACTCACTCGAGAGAAATCTCTAAAACTAACTGCAAAAGACAGTAAATATGTATTCGGGGACAACTTTAACTAATTTTTCGGGAGCTGTACTGGGAGCGCATCAAAAGATTGACCGTACAGCGTTTTCGCATTTGGAAAAAAATACAAACGGTGCCAAAGGCTTTCCAACTATTCGTGATATTTTGCATTTTGAGGGTAAAAATGGCCCAGACGGCATAAAACGCAAAAGTCCTGCACAAGATGAGCAGTGGCATTATTTTAACCCCTTCGACAACGAAGACACACGCCTACTTGAGTATTTTAGGATGCATTATGACGAACTAGTGGCTAATCTCCGTAAGGGCACGCCAACCCGCGCAGCCTATGACGCAGCCTGGCTAGCTCACGCTATAGTCGACGGGCTCACTCCGGCACATCACTTCCCATACGAAGAAAAATTGATCGAAATTCGAGGGGAGAGCATCGACACCAGAACCAGTATCAAAGATAAGTTGTTGATGCCGGGTGAAACAGTGCTGGATTCACTAAAAAACAACTGGAAGATGTGGGGCCCGGACGGATTGATGAGTATGCACGGATTATTTGAGATAGGGATTGCTGTCATGATATCGCCCTTAAAATTCAAAAAAGCTATTCCTACAGAAGCAAATATGAAAAAAGTTAATGAAATCGGAATAGAAGAATGGTTCGCCAGAAGTGCTAGACAAATTGCGATGCTAGACATGTACGATAGATTTTGTTCTCGCGGCTGGACGCTCAAGTTGGCGCGAGAAGTGCGTAACGAGCTTGCGCCGACCATTATCAAAACAGTTACATTGGCATGGTATTCGGCCATGAGAGACGCTGGGCTTCTGAGAACTAAGAAGTAAAATTTTGTATTTAGTATTTTGTATCAGGTATCA from Candidatus Saccharibacteria bacterium includes the following:
- a CDS encoding ATP-dependent Clp protease ATP-binding subunit, translated to MNNDEDLQNILNHLTDNALHSLKHAEAISRGTGKAYVGTEHMMLGILAQEESMGSKLLKSAGVSLNRARLAMDMNPAKVVMSDASKGLSEAAKLTLRMAWEIAQEYDQEFCGTEHILLSLLGQRKASAVNLLRQLNVNTDILATEIERALEQKAGQTHSSGAGVNVKTRTKTRKQSVVEQYSINLTEQARAGKLDPVVGRETQIRRLVTILNRRTKNNPVLIGEPGVGKTAIVEGVAQRIIAEDVPDSLLDKQILMLDMAAMVAGTKYRGEFEERLKKVMVELEEDRDKIVFIDELHLIVGAGSAEGSMDAGNILKPALSRGKIQLIGATTTNEYTKHIEKDAALERRFQPIIVPETSKTETVAILKGLRKHYEDFHNVIISDEVIDDAVQLSARYINDRYMPDKAIDLLDETAAHLRVAKGKTPPELRNLEKELKLLGVKIEDAVEREDYEEAAKQKQKAKLVEQKLEAVKAKSKGGKRIRLNSDDIAEVVSRMTGVPASKVMRAEAKYLLNLESKLKNNIIGQEEAVESVARAVRRNRSGVASEKRPVGSFIFLGPTGVGKTELAKVLAREYFGSEKALIKIDMSEFSERHTSARLVGAPAGYVGYEDGGQLTDKVRRQPYSLVLFDEIEKAHPDIFNMLLQMLEDGSLTDAKGRRVDFTNTIVIMTSNIGADKLQKEATFGFGASSAKDLENLDELHKANQQKVKDELKKLLRPELLNRIDKVVVFRALTKENIRLIIDLQINELKERLVKHGLSIVLDNKARDYLIEHGYDAKNGARPLRRLIQDDIEDHLAVNILDEKYAKGTVVHVSEANNELKFS
- a CDS encoding penicillin-binding protein, producing MANKFTGKRRVSGNKFLTKSGKTIKVNRTLMERSKARQEAKALRKAERMRGLPKSRLKRVLFRLHPKRVVRYWFSRDGAIMALKLTGVAIVVLFFSLMAVFAYFRKDLPNLKDISGDSIGGSIRYYDRERKTLLWEDYDAVKRNPVEREQIAQVMRDATIAAEDRDFYNHNGFNVKGIVRATLNNARGGSTQGGSTITQQVVKLNNPDFINQRTISRKIKELILSVELERSYSKEEILNGYLNSAPYGGLEYGVQVASKTYFQKDAKDLTLEEAAFLASIPKSIRYLSPYSGDFEKETLQGRIGYVLDGMADMGRITREQAEAAKKVDVIATIKQRQPNKYQGVTAPYFVLAAKRQLESIIGEQGYKTGGFEVTTTLDMEKQKIAEEEVQKGMPRIFANGFDKAAFAAEDVTTGQVVALVGGSDFFDQARSGEINYAQTPLPPGSSFKPYDYLALIEKNENFGAGTVLYDTQGPLEGYPCTSKARPTAGGNCLWDYDFRYPGPMTLRYALGGSRNVPAIKAILTTGVKETIGVADSLGLKGEAASNEMGDGGGNDGYRCFEDDAKTIVRDCYASAGIGDGAYLSLDRHVHAYATISRNGNKIPQTYILKVTDGSGRLVKEWKPSNGEQVVRPDSAYIVADMMADPRASYFSNKPHRYKGWEFSLKTGTTNDSKDGWLMGFSTKYSAGVWVGHHTGRVATRQFMEVMTQPIWQGWMNRAHDGLTPVKREKPAGVQTLPAYVVRTHVGLGSQEPSSATDLYPSWYKKPNVKTETKTIDTVSNKLATDCTPELAKKTLNDSAIASFSGDKFVGGGTVTNEEKDDVHKCDDVKPTITVSVAAKPGSPGVYIISAVYASGTHPLSSDARKGTVRIKVAGADIPNGSFEVAASGSVTAEFTALSGGSKDVFAEVVDSVLYSASDTKSFTFSVASVPSNQNNTVSSISRGWRLVAATGF
- the radA gene encoding DNA repair protein RadA; amino-acid sequence: MQMAKSKTSFLCANCGAVYGSWSGKCSSCGEWNTLEEQVSIAASPGTKAAHGVPLKAEKLVKGFRDDEKRLKTGVGEIDTVLGGGFVPASVLLLAGEPGVGKSTLLMQIAKAIADSAKVLYVSGEESVGQVADRARRLKANHDEIELAASSSANDIAAAIASKNYGLVIVDSIQTVACAEISSAAGTMSQITHSSQLLTQAAKRSATILIIVGHVTKEGSIAGPKLLEHSVDVVLNLEGDKFGGFKLLRAQKNRYGATHEVGIFEMAESGLSPVANPSAALLAERVSSDGSVVMATIEGSRALLVEIQALVNRSSFGYPKRTASGFDVNRLNLLVAMLEKRTKLQLSDKDIFLNVVGGIKLSEPASDLAVCMAIGSAAKGLKLSKNAVVFGEVGLSGEVRHVPFVDKRVDEATKIGFEVAIGPKVLGKGKSPTKLETVGDIKTALNTYLK